In Salinisphaera sp. LB1, one genomic interval encodes:
- a CDS encoding SDR family NAD(P)-dependent oxidoreductase has product MTQPVCVIPGAGPGNGRALAQRFAAAGYRVALLARNDERLNELADNIDGAVAYPCDVGDGEQVERVFTAIAEDLGAVDTLLYNGGGAVFGNIDQIGPEHFESAWRSNAFGLFNCVRAVLTGMRSAGGGNIVITGATASKKGGANFAGFAAAKAAQYSLAQSLARQLGPEGIHVAIAIVDGVIDIPRTRERMPDKPDDFFLQPDAIAESIYHITRQPRSAWTFELDLRPFAERW; this is encoded by the coding sequence ATGACCCAGCCCGTGTGTGTCATCCCCGGTGCCGGACCCGGCAACGGCCGGGCGCTGGCGCAACGGTTCGCGGCCGCCGGTTATCGGGTTGCGCTGTTGGCGCGCAATGACGAACGTCTCAACGAACTGGCGGACAATATCGACGGTGCCGTCGCTTATCCCTGCGATGTGGGCGACGGCGAACAGGTCGAGCGCGTGTTCACGGCGATCGCCGAAGACCTGGGAGCCGTCGACACATTGCTCTATAACGGTGGTGGCGCGGTATTCGGCAATATCGATCAGATTGGCCCCGAGCATTTCGAATCCGCCTGGCGCAGCAATGCGTTCGGCCTGTTCAACTGCGTACGCGCGGTGCTCACCGGCATGCGTAGCGCCGGCGGCGGGAATATCGTGATCACCGGGGCCACCGCCAGCAAGAAGGGCGGCGCCAACTTTGCCGGCTTTGCCGCGGCCAAGGCGGCCCAGTACAGCCTGGCCCAGTCGCTGGCGCGACAACTCGGACCGGAAGGCATCCATGTGGCGATCGCCATTGTCGATGGCGTGATCGATATCCCGCGCACCCGCGAAAGGATGCCGGACAAACCGGACGACTTCTTTCTGCAGCCGGACGCCATCGCGGAGTCGATCTATCACATCACCCGCCAACCGCGCTCGGCCTGGACCTTCGAACTGGACCTGCGGCC
- the parE gene encoding DNA topoisomerase IV subunit B produces the protein MASQYDAADIEVLTGLDPVRKRPGMYTDTARPNHLAQEVIDNSVDEALAGHAKAIDVTLHADGSLSVVDDGRGMPVDTHSQHGVSGVELILTRLHAGGKFSNKQYQFSGGLHGVGVSVVNALSTELIVQVWRGGKHYEMRFAGGYKTQDLTEIGSCAKSKTGTMLKFSPDESYFDSPRFATGRLKHLLRAKAVLCPNLRVRFVDEAAEEDLVWQYADGLADYMADALEGVDTVISPAFTGGVNEGGQAVDWALTWIAPEQPGVDAVAESYVNLIPTAAGGTHVNGLRSGLTEAVREFCEFRNLLPRGVKIAPEDVWSGCTYVLSVKMNEPQFSGQTKERLSSRDISGFVSGAVKDAFSLWLNRHAETGETLAQQIIGNAQARARSAKKVKRKKVTQGPALPGKLTDCVTDDPARSELFLVEGDSAGGSAKQARDRNFQAVMPLRGKILNSWEVEPADIMASNEIHDISVALGLDPGSADLTRLRYNKICILADADSDGLHIATLLCALFVKHFRPLVAHGHVFVAMPPLFRIDAGKEVFYALDRDERDAIFKRLENEKKQRKISVTRFKGLGEMSALQLRETTMAPDTRRLVQLGIEPSAEASANVDEMLDMLLAKKRAADRRDWLEARGHEAEVD, from the coding sequence ATGGCCAGTCAATACGATGCCGCCGATATCGAGGTCCTCACCGGACTCGACCCCGTTCGCAAGCGGCCGGGCATGTATACCGATACCGCGCGGCCCAATCATCTGGCCCAGGAAGTCATCGACAACAGCGTGGACGAAGCACTCGCCGGGCACGCCAAGGCGATCGACGTCACCTTGCATGCCGATGGCAGCCTGTCGGTAGTCGATGACGGCCGCGGCATGCCGGTCGATACCCACAGCCAGCACGGCGTCTCCGGAGTGGAGCTGATCCTCACGCGGCTGCACGCGGGCGGCAAGTTCTCGAACAAGCAGTACCAGTTCTCCGGCGGTCTGCACGGGGTGGGCGTATCGGTGGTCAACGCCCTGTCCACCGAACTGATCGTGCAGGTCTGGCGCGGCGGCAAGCATTACGAAATGCGTTTCGCCGGCGGCTACAAGACCCAGGATCTGACCGAGATCGGCAGCTGTGCGAAGAGCAAGACCGGCACGATGCTCAAGTTCTCGCCCGACGAGAGCTATTTCGACAGCCCGCGCTTCGCGACCGGCCGCCTCAAGCATCTGCTGCGCGCCAAGGCCGTGTTGTGCCCGAATCTGCGCGTGCGCTTCGTCGACGAGGCGGCCGAGGAAGACCTCGTCTGGCAGTATGCCGACGGGCTCGCCGATTACATGGCGGATGCGCTCGAAGGCGTGGACACCGTCATCTCGCCGGCCTTCACGGGGGGCGTGAACGAGGGCGGCCAGGCGGTCGACTGGGCCCTGACCTGGATCGCGCCCGAGCAGCCGGGCGTGGATGCGGTGGCCGAGTCCTATGTCAACCTGATTCCGACCGCTGCAGGTGGTACGCACGTGAACGGCCTCCGATCGGGCCTGACGGAAGCCGTGCGCGAATTCTGCGAATTCCGCAACCTGTTGCCCCGCGGTGTGAAGATCGCCCCGGAGGATGTCTGGTCGGGTTGCACCTATGTGCTGTCGGTGAAGATGAACGAGCCGCAGTTCTCGGGCCAGACCAAGGAGCGGTTGTCGTCGCGCGATATCAGTGGCTTCGTGTCCGGCGCGGTCAAGGATGCGTTCTCGCTATGGCTGAACCGGCACGCTGAAACCGGCGAAACCCTGGCCCAGCAGATCATCGGCAATGCCCAGGCACGGGCGCGCTCGGCCAAGAAGGTCAAGCGCAAGAAGGTGACCCAGGGCCCGGCGCTGCCCGGCAAGCTCACCGACTGCGTGACCGATGACCCGGCGCGGTCCGAGCTGTTTCTGGTCGAGGGCGACTCGGCCGGCGGCTCGGCCAAGCAGGCCCGCGATCGCAACTTCCAGGCAGTGATGCCGCTGCGCGGCAAGATCCTCAATTCCTGGGAAGTCGAGCCGGCGGACATCATGGCCTCGAACGAGATCCACGATATCTCGGTCGCGCTTGGCCTCGATCCCGGCTCGGCCGACCTCACCCGGCTGCGCTACAACAAGATCTGCATCCTGGCGGATGCCGATTCCGACGGCCTGCACATCGCCACGCTGCTGTGCGCGCTGTTCGTCAAGCATTTCCGGCCCTTGGTGGCCCACGGACACGTCTTTGTCGCGATGCCGCCGTTGTTTCGCATCGACGCCGGCAAGGAGGTGTTCTATGCGCTGGATCGCGACGAGCGCGACGCCATCTTCAAGCGCCTGGAGAACGAGAAGAAACAGCGCAAGATCAGCGTCACCCGCTTCAAGGGCCTCGGCGAGATGAGCGCCTTGCAGCTGCGTGAGACCACCATGGCGCCGGATACGCGTCGTCTGGTCCAGCTCGGCATCGAGCCCTCGGCCGAGGCGAGCGCGAATGTCGACGAGATGCTGGACATGCTGCTGGCCAAGAAACGCGCCGCCGACCGGCGCGATTGGCTGGAGGCCCGGGGCCACGAGGCCGAAGTGGACTGA
- a CDS encoding exodeoxyribonuclease VII small subunit, producing the protein MSKAKSDNAATAEADTTDAPPLAAFESSVAELESLVESLEAGDISLEQALAKFERGVTLARQCQTMLKSAELRVDQLVGQAPDEHTEPFTGPAEDAVD; encoded by the coding sequence ATGAGTAAAGCCAAATCCGATAACGCGGCAACCGCCGAAGCCGACACGACCGACGCCCCGCCGCTGGCGGCCTTCGAGAGTTCGGTCGCGGAACTGGAGTCGCTGGTCGAGTCGCTTGAGGCCGGCGATATCAGCCTCGAACAGGCCCTGGCCAAGTTCGAGCGCGGTGTCACGCTCGCGCGCCAGTGCCAGACCATGCTCAAGAGCGCGGAACTGCGGGTCGATCAACTGGTCGGCCAGGCGCCGGACGAGCATACCGAACCGTTCACCGGCCCCGCCGAAGACGCCGTCGACTGA